The Pecten maximus unplaced genomic scaffold, xPecMax1.1, whole genome shotgun sequence genome window below encodes:
- the LOC117320488 gene encoding zinc finger protein 2-like — protein sequence MEDLVSSEVEQSVSTASVSQDCVSNASPDIEPVSPPVKTTSPPVKTTGPRGKRLRKLTINLVSNQIKTENSESDYDPQEFGETTDDNSDTDGNQDVMVIKPTPVMSPNDVKSPTSLRQEELTCPLCPSKFRSQQGAEKHLRVKHDIGNVYICKICQDICPSNTAMHEHMTTKHGVEDLPVEEKRRKRRRKNLPQTLKKAKVSPIQKPMSKLKSKNTRKKRPVSSVNKPDLIKHKCSHCPKLFNTVTAMQRHMRANHQFSSVQKCNQCSKTYLSTRALRRHVTTTHQFSRHQCELCGKEFTSKESLYHHKRGLHSDSKPYKCEQCGASFNFNHSLRLHQLKHSGKRPHKCKLCDKSYLTSNHLKMHVEGVHGNKKKYSCSICGKAFSYTTSLRVHEMSHGNIRPYKCKTCGLGFINSHALKYHTESKHAADTWFSCDICGKDYKTEFLMKTHRRRHTADGTRFMCDICGHLFMYKSTLEIHAAVHSEEKAFQCSTCGKSFKTYATLYSHQYVHKTEMPYECPDCGKAFKTKERCKAHQRRHLGLKPFDCDQCGRCFPDKGGLTKHKKTVHCVEKKHVCSYCGKACSRADNLRVHMKVHEKNTANQSKNISGLAGSGPGLSTPVARKSRSLAKIDIKLTTPSVDHQMDSVPVYRVESELDRITSEHGYERLIENLIDRTMDKPGDPKLPFTQTRPNVGGSAPPPISTTPGGDSLVSNISPVPISPPLPRVYTDPAQSYESEAGSHIVPLPIAMTQDGPVGLQQATQGIGTPLPPNTTTLPPPPPAAPYMYMWPYMHHPNQNSSQSHESNFY from the exons ATGGAGGATTTGGTTTCTTCAGAAGTGGAGCAATCTGTCAGCACTGCTTCAGTCAGCCAGGATTGTGTGTCAAACGCATCACCAGACATTGAGCCTGTTAGTCCTCCCGTCAAAACAACAAGTCCTCCAGTCAAAACAACAGGACCTCGAG GTAAGCGTCTAAGGAAACTGACGATTAATCTCGTGTCAAACCagataaaaacagaaaatagtGAATCTGACTATGATCCCCAAGAGTTTGGGGAAACAACTGATGATAATTCAGACACCGACGGCAATCAAGATGTGATGGTCATCAAGCCAACACCGGTGATGTCTCCGAATGATGTCAAATCACCAACATCTCTCCGACAGGAGGAGCTTACATGTCCTCTTTGCCCGTCCAAATTCCGGAGTCAGCAAGGAGCTGAGAAACACTTGAGGGTGAAACATGACATTGGAAATGTGTACATCTGTAAAATTTGTCAGGACATTTGTCCATCCAACACAGCAATGCATGAG CACATGACCACCAAACATGGAGTAGAAGATTTGCCTGTAGAAGAAAAACGTAGGAAAAGACGGAGAAAAAATTTGCCACAGACTTTAAAAAAAGCAAAAGTTTCACCTATTCAGAAGCCAATGTCAAAACTGAAGTCAAAAAATACTCGTAAAAAGAGACCTGTCAGTAGTGTTAACAAACCGGACCTGATCAAGCATAAGTGTTCTCATTGTCCTAAACTGTTCAACACAGTAACTGCCATGCAGCGCCACATGCGGGCTAATCATCAGTTTTCTTCAGTGCAGAAATGCAACCAGTGTTCAAAGACCTACCTTTCAACTCGAGCTCTGCGACGACATGTGACCACCACACACCAGTTCTCTCGGCACCAGTGTGAGCTATGTGGGAAGGAGTTCACCAGTAAGGAATCCCTGTACCACCACAAGCGGGGTCTGCATAGTGACAGTAAACCGTACAAGTGTGAACAGTGTGGGGCCTCCTTCAACTTCAATCACAGCCTCAGACTACATCAGTTAAAACACAGTGGAAAACGGCCCCACAAATGTAAGCTATGTGATAAAAGTTATCTCACTTCAAACCATCTAAAAATGCACGTGGAAGGAGTCCACGGAAACAAGAAGAAATACTCATGTAGTATTTGTGGTAAAGCATTTTCCTACACAACCAGCTTGCGTGTACACGAGATGTCCCATGGTAACATTCGTCCATACAAATGTAAGACATGTGGGCTTGGCTTTATCAACAGCCACGCCCTAAAGTACCACACTGAGTCAAAACATGCAGCGGATACCTGGTTTAGTTGCGATATCTGTGGCAAAGATTACAAAACAGAATTTCTTATGAAGACGCATCGCCGTCGTCATACAGCAGACGGAACCCGCTTTATGTGCGACATATGTGGACACCTATTTATGTACAAAAGTACTTTAGAGATCCATGCAGCTGTTCACAGTGAGGAAAAGGCCTTCCAGTGTAGTACTTGTGGCAAGTCATTCAAAACCTATGCTACACTCTACTCTCACCAGTATGTTCACAAGACAGAAATGCCATATGAGTGCCCAGACTGTGGCAAGGCCTTCAAAACAAAGGAGAGGTGCAAGGCTCACCAGCGGCGCCACCTAGGACTGAAACCTTTCGACTGTGATCAATGTGGTAGGTGCTTCCCCGACAAAGGTGGACTCACCAAACACAAGAAAACTGTACATTGTGTAGAGAAAAAACATGTGTGTAGTTACTGTGGTAAAGCTTGCTCAAGGGCAGATAACTTACGGGTGCACATGAAAGTACACGAAAAAAACACAGCAAACCAGAGTAAAAATATCTCGGGTCTGGCAGGGTCTGGACCTGGACTTTCAACTCCAGTTGCGAGGAAGAGTCGATCACTTgccaaaatagatataaaactgACTACACCGTCTGTTGACCATCAGATGGACTCTGTTCCCGTGTATAGAGTAGAAAGTGAACTTGACCGTATAACATCAGAACATGGCTATGAACGCCTTATAGAGAACCTTATAGACAGAACTATGGATAAACCAGGGGATCCTAAACTTCCATTCACACAGACTAGACCAAATGTGGGTGGGTCTGCTCCTCCCCCTATATCTACCACCCCGGGGGGTGACAGTCTTGTGAGCAACATTTCTCCTGTACCAATATCCCCGCCCCTGCCCCGTGTGTACACTGACCCAGCCCAGTCCTATGAGTCAGAGGCTGGCTCCCATATTGTACCACTTCCCATTGCTATGACTCAGGATGGTCCTGTTGGTCTCCAACAGGCTACACAGGGAATTGGTACACCACTGCCACCAAATACCACCACACTTCCACCCCCACCACCTGCGGCTCCTTATATGTACATGTGGCCTTATATGCACCACCCCAACCAGAATAGCAGCCAATCCCATGAGAGCAATTTCTACTGa